The Verrucomicrobiales bacterium genomic sequence ACCCAACCCTATCCAGGACGAGACCGTCGCGGTCCCACATGAGGTGACCGCATTCGAAGTGTTCCACCTGTCGGGACCGCTCATCGAAACCAACCTTTTCCCCGGGGTCAACGTGCTGGCCGTTGAAGTTCACCAAGACCCCGAAGCCAACTCCGATGTGGTATTCGGAATGAGCTTAACGGCCGTTCTACCCGACCCTCGTCAGCCCTCGACCTTGAAGATGCCACAGGAACCCCGATCCGAAGGCCTTCGCTTCATCAACGCCTTTGATGGGTTGAGCTTCATCAACCCGGTGGCCATCAGCAGTCCTCCCGGGGAAACCAACCGCCTCTTTGTGGTCGAGCAGGCCGGGCAGATCTCCGTCATCACCAACCTGGCTAATCCCAATCGGTCCACGTTTCTCAACATTTCAGGCCGCATCATCTCCGGCGGAGAACAGGGGCTGCTGGGACTGGCCTTCCACCCTGGTTACGCCACGAATCGGCAGTTCTTCCTCTTTTACACCACCCGATCCACCACGACACAAGGGACCAATGCGCTCCACGATCGACTCTCCCGAATGCGGACCTCCGCGGACGACCCGAATAGCGCCGATCCCGCCACCGAGGAGATCCTTTTCGAGCAGTTCGACGAGGCCTCCAACCACAATGGGGGAGATCTTCATTTTGGACCCGATGGCTATCTCTACGTGTCCTTGGGAGATGAAGGCAGTGGCAATGACGCGTTCCTGAACAGCCAGCGGATCGATCGCGACTTCTTCGCCGGCCTGCTCCGCATCGACGTGGATGCGCGCGCAACGAGCCTCCCCGCCAACCGCCATCCGGCCAATCAAAGAGGGCCTGAGACCCCCATCCCCTACCGCATCCCGGCGGACAACCCGTGGGTCGGAGCCACCGAATTCAACGGCCGGCCCGTGGACCCCGGTTCGGTGCGAACTGAGTTCTACGCGGTGGGGCTCCGCAACCCGTGGCGGTTCAGTTTCGATTCCCTGACCGGAGAACTCTACCTCGCCGATGTCGGACAAGGCGTTTATGAGGAAGTCAACCTGGTGCGCAAAGGTGGCAACTATGGCTGGAGCTTTCGCGAGGGCTTGCATCCTGGCCCGCGTGTTGGGCCGCCTGCGGGCGTGAGTTTTGACGGACCCATCGCCGAATACATCCATGGATCAGGACCCGATCGCGGAAATTCCATCACCGGAGGATTGGTTTATCGCGGCTCCCGCATCCCATCTTTATATGGTGCCTATGTCTTTGCCGACTACGTCAGTGGCAACGTCTGGGCGCTCCGCGCCACCGGCACGAATACGGTTCCTTTCACCCGGCTCACCGGTGATACCAGCATCGCGGGTTTTGGCGTCGACCCACGAAACGGCGACATTCTCTCAGCCGATCAGAGCGAAGATCAGATCAAGCGGCTAGTCTCAGATCCCGGAACCAGCGTGGGATCCGCTCTGCCTCCCACCCTTCTGCAGACCGGGGCCTTCACCAACCTGCATCAACTCACCGATCCCACCATGGCTCTGACGCCTAACACCGGGGTGCAACCCTACGAGATCAACGTGCCATTCTGGTCCGATCATGCGCTTAAGACCCGCTGGGTATTTCGAAGCAACCCGAATCTTAAGATTCAAACGTCGATCAACGAGAGCTGGAACTTCCCTACCGGGACCGTATGGATCAAGCACTTCGATCTGGAGCTCACCAACGGGGTGCCGGAGTCAAAGCGTCGGCTCGAGACACGCCTGTTGGTCCGAAATTCCGCCGGGGTGTATGGCGTGACCTACCGCTGGGGCAGTTCGCTGACCAACGCCAGCCTGGTCCCGGAGTCGGGGCTGGAGGAATCATTCGTTGTCCACGATGGCGGCACCACCCGCACGCAGGTCTGGCGCTATCCCAGTCGGTCTGAATGCGTCGCCTGCCACACCCCGGCCGCGG encodes the following:
- a CDS encoding PQQ-dependent sugar dehydrogenase, which produces MSQWLSGYMHVPIRYDLLRFCLWCLVLSIQFPALRLLGQEETKSLFPLDQSWRYNQTSGYAGQTWAELGFDDSALPQSAGLFAAESGNPFVTARLRTRLQPGRSTYYFRTSFLFTNSPVGITLVCSNLIDDGAVFYLNGREVKRLRLPEPPNPIQDETVAVPHEVTAFEVFHLSGPLIETNLFPGVNVLAVEVHQDPEANSDVVFGMSLTAVLPDPRQPSTLKMPQEPRSEGLRFINAFDGLSFINPVAISSPPGETNRLFVVEQAGQISVITNLANPNRSTFLNISGRIISGGEQGLLGLAFHPGYATNRQFFLFYTTRSTTTQGTNALHDRLSRMRTSADDPNSADPATEEILFEQFDEASNHNGGDLHFGPDGYLYVSLGDEGSGNDAFLNSQRIDRDFFAGLLRIDVDARATSLPANRHPANQRGPETPIPYRIPADNPWVGATEFNGRPVDPGSVRTEFYAVGLRNPWRFSFDSLTGELYLADVGQGVYEEVNLVRKGGNYGWSFREGLHPGPRVGPPAGVSFDGPIAEYIHGSGPDRGNSITGGLVYRGSRIPSLYGAYVFADYVSGNVWALRATGTNTVPFTRLTGDTSIAGFGVDPRNGDILSADQSEDQIKRLVSDPGTSVGSALPPTLLQTGAFTNLHQLTDPTMALTPNTGVQPYEINVPFWSDHALKTRWVFRSNPNLKIQTSINESWNFPTGTVWIKHFDLELTNGVPESKRRLETRLLVRNSAGVYGVTYRWGSSLTNASLVPESGLEESFVVHDGGTTRTQVWRYPSRSECVACHTPAAGYALGFGTAQLNRDTTSSGATQNQLAQLQSAGYFSTPFPNPEVLPRLAHATNEAWSAEWRVRSYLSANCASCHRPGGTALGQWDARAHVPLSQAGIVNGALTENSSSDQDRVVAPGSEANSMLLQRISTRGPRQMPPLGSTVLDLADIRLLAHWITNELPRTVDFDTWQFIHFVTTESPPAGPQDDPDGDGRDNWLEWLSETDPNNVASRWEVTCSRVDGKVALEFPHPANRAVQVEFTSNLDDPSSWRLLDVPSNRFLVPAQTLLRTVEDAHDGSTARFYRAVISDP